From the Deltaproteobacteria bacterium genome, the window ATGCCCTTTGCGCTCTGCGCCATGCGCTCTGCGCCCATGCCCCACTACGTTGCGGCTTGCCGACGAGCCAAATAGTGTTGGTCCAGGCACTGTCGCAAATATGTCTTTATAACGGCCTGGCGGCTGATATTTAATTCTCTTGCAATCGTATCGAGCTCCTTTAGCATATCCAGGGTAAGATCCACATTAACACGCTGAATCGCTGGTTTCATCTCCCCTTTGTTTGTAAAAAAGCGAGATATATCCTCCCCGCTCATTGCCTTTTCCGCAATGTCATCGGCAGATACTCTGGGGTTCTTAGCTGTATTCCTCATAGAGTTTCTC encodes:
- a CDS encoding ribbon-helix-helix protein, CopG family; the encoded protein is MRNTAKNPRVSADDIAEKAMSGEDISRFFTNKGEMKPAIQRVNVDLTLDMLKELDTIARELNISRQAVIKTYLRQCLDQHYLARRQAAT